Proteins encoded within one genomic window of Rubritalea squalenifaciens DSM 18772:
- a CDS encoding porin — protein MDKKVLTTIVGGIALAGVANAGTVEVPAPAPSSPCGDWCECLKEVGKLYKNKSNPFIQEFKFFGRAQYQWGYTDGEVDGEEFNAQGDELRRLRLGAQVKFLNNFKLKGNINLEQGGFRNHEFGYNNFDELKLTYSLGSVGGFDDLALTYGRQKFTFSQEAHTSSKKIKTVERSNIANFFYNSARPTGLTLSGKSSGFDFGFSVYSSDIDEAIGNWDDGQIYLLNLGFEAAGGEFGVDLAYNDVDADDDDDLNFEWGTSVSYTTDLGNWELMVNGLYGQTQDSDAVYGLVIMPSTYIIEDKLEFVARYQYFGADEQDVKINSRNVRNAASFDDLSVAKGDENHSLYAGLNYYFCGHNSKLMTGVEYETLDGEDAAADVEATTFWLAYRMYF, from the coding sequence ATGGATAAAAAAGTATTAACAACAATCGTCGGTGGTATCGCCCTTGCAGGCGTTGCAAACGCTGGCACCGTGGAAGTTCCTGCTCCAGCTCCTAGCTCACCATGCGGTGACTGGTGTGAGTGCCTCAAAGAAGTAGGCAAGCTTTACAAGAACAAGAGCAATCCTTTCATCCAGGAATTCAAGTTCTTCGGTCGTGCACAGTATCAGTGGGGTTACACTGACGGTGAAGTAGACGGTGAAGAGTTCAACGCTCAGGGTGACGAACTTCGTCGTCTTCGTCTTGGCGCTCAGGTTAAGTTCCTCAACAACTTCAAGCTCAAAGGTAACATCAACCTTGAGCAAGGTGGTTTCCGTAACCACGAGTTCGGTTACAACAACTTCGACGAACTTAAGCTTACATACAGCCTCGGCAGCGTAGGTGGTTTCGATGACCTCGCTCTTACTTATGGTCGCCAGAAGTTCACTTTCTCTCAGGAAGCACACACTTCTTCCAAGAAGATCAAGACTGTTGAGCGTTCCAACATTGCTAACTTCTTCTACAACTCAGCTCGTCCTACAGGTCTTACTCTCAGCGGTAAGAGCTCCGGTTTCGACTTCGGCTTCAGCGTATACAGCTCTGACATCGACGAAGCTATCGGTAACTGGGATGACGGTCAAATCTACCTCCTTAACCTCGGTTTCGAAGCTGCTGGTGGTGAGTTCGGTGTTGACCTTGCCTACAACGACGTAGACGCAGATGACGATGATGATCTCAACTTCGAGTGGGGTACATCTGTTTCCTACACAACTGATCTCGGTAACTGGGAACTCATGGTAAATGGTCTCTACGGCCAGACTCAGGACAGCGACGCTGTATACGGTCTTGTTATCATGCCATCCACATACATCATCGAAGACAAGCTTGAGTTCGTAGCTCGCTACCAGTACTTCGGTGCTGACGAGCAGGATGTTAAGATCAACAGCCGTAACGTACGTAACGCTGCAAGCTTCGACGATCTCAGCGTTGCTAAAGGTGACGAAAACCACTCCCTCTACGCAGGTCTTAACTACTACTTCTGCGGTCACAACTCCAAGCTCATGACTGGTGTTGAGTACGAAACACTTGACGGTGAAGACGCAGCAGCAGACGTAGAAGCTACTACTTTCTGGCTTGCATACCGCATGTACTTCTAA
- a CDS encoding DUF4279 domain-containing protein, which produces MCVLRVTSSDQSFSEQLRSSKLNPYLTFEKGDPVTAKSAKQRTDYGFSIDVSKRAWSDLDAQIQDAIKFLDTHQAELATIIKSHESVEMTLDVPYEAKGHFVQTNFLPPELISLAASLKIGIALSLYSREEE; this is translated from the coding sequence ATGTGCGTCCTAAGGGTAACCAGTAGCGATCAGTCCTTCAGCGAACAACTCAGAAGCTCCAAACTTAACCCTTATCTCACCTTTGAGAAGGGTGATCCGGTTACAGCTAAGTCAGCTAAACAAAGGACTGACTATGGCTTTTCGATCGATGTCAGCAAGAGAGCATGGAGCGATCTAGATGCTCAAATCCAAGACGCCATCAAGTTTCTAGATACTCACCAAGCTGAGCTAGCGACAATCATAAAGTCCCATGAGTCTGTGGAAATGACGCTCGATGTCCCATACGAAGCAAAAGGACATTTCGTGCAAACGAACTTTCTGCCTCCAGAGCTAATCTCTCTGGCAGCGAGTCTTAAAATAGGCATCGCCCTCTCCCTCTATTCGCGAGAGGAAGAATAG
- the mnmE gene encoding tRNA uridine-5-carboxymethylaminomethyl(34) synthesis GTPase MnmE: MILGDTVVAIATAPGVGAVSLIRVSGPDAVSLCAKAVRCKGGLEAQPERYAALAKVLDAEGNIIDEVLATVFRNPRSFTGEDVVELACHGGVLVTRRVLERLLDCGCRSADPGEFSRRAFENGKLDLTQAEAIMDLISAQTDMAMRAAHEQLQGKLGDQSEQLRETLIGVVAHVEAFIDFPDEDIDPDTGASLFRRIDSVQEGIKKMLATAEQGRILREGVRTVICGEPNVGKSSLLNALLGYERAIVSDIEGTTRDTVEEVINVQGIPVRLIDTAGVRDSSDVIEKAGIVRTEKQIEMADLILEVVDGSKAGKRLLTEEQIGGRHHLLVVNKADLGEDDVWSGSGGVRISCSQEHGLDALGKAIGDELMLNESAWGGHAVAINARHQSCLKRAAESLSIAKTALEVGEGAEFAAVDLRDALDAIGEIAGRVDTEEILGEIFGTFCIGK, translated from the coding sequence ATGATCTTAGGTGACACGGTAGTGGCTATCGCAACAGCTCCCGGAGTGGGGGCTGTTTCTCTTATTCGTGTCAGCGGCCCGGATGCGGTGAGTCTCTGTGCCAAGGCGGTACGTTGTAAGGGGGGGCTGGAGGCTCAACCGGAACGTTATGCAGCCTTGGCCAAAGTCTTGGATGCCGAGGGCAATATCATTGATGAGGTGCTGGCCACTGTGTTCCGCAACCCGCGCAGTTTTACGGGTGAGGATGTGGTGGAGCTGGCGTGTCATGGTGGCGTGCTGGTCACGCGCCGTGTGTTAGAGCGCTTGCTGGACTGCGGCTGCCGTAGTGCGGACCCTGGTGAGTTCAGCCGCCGCGCTTTTGAAAATGGCAAGCTCGACCTGACCCAGGCGGAAGCGATCATGGATCTCATTTCCGCGCAGACGGACATGGCGATGCGAGCCGCGCATGAACAACTTCAGGGTAAACTGGGGGACCAGAGCGAGCAGTTGCGTGAGACCCTGATTGGGGTCGTTGCCCATGTGGAAGCCTTTATTGATTTTCCGGACGAGGACATTGATCCGGATACGGGGGCGTCTCTTTTTCGCCGCATAGACTCCGTGCAGGAGGGCATCAAGAAGATGCTGGCGACTGCCGAGCAGGGGAGAATCCTGCGTGAAGGTGTACGCACCGTGATCTGCGGTGAGCCGAACGTGGGCAAGTCCAGCCTGCTGAATGCGCTGTTAGGCTACGAGCGTGCGATTGTTTCTGATATTGAGGGGACGACCCGTGATACGGTGGAGGAAGTGATCAACGTGCAGGGGATTCCTGTGAGGTTGATCGATACCGCCGGGGTGCGCGACTCTTCTGATGTGATCGAGAAGGCGGGTATAGTCCGCACCGAGAAACAGATTGAAATGGCCGACCTCATTCTTGAGGTGGTCGACGGGAGCAAGGCTGGCAAGCGTTTGCTGACGGAAGAGCAGATCGGTGGGAGACATCATCTGTTAGTCGTGAACAAGGCCGATCTTGGCGAAGACGATGTCTGGTCTGGCTCCGGAGGCGTGAGGATTTCCTGTTCGCAGGAGCACGGTCTGGATGCTCTGGGCAAGGCGATCGGTGATGAGCTGATGCTGAATGAATCCGCCTGGGGGGGGCATGCCGTGGCCATCAATGCGCGTCACCAGTCCTGCCTCAAGCGTGCGGCCGAGTCTCTCTCTATTGCCAAGACTGCTCTGGAAGTGGGTGAGGGTGCTGAGTTCGCCGCCGTGGACTTGCGCGATGCTCTGGATGCGATCGGTGAGATCGCTGGCCGAGTGGATACCGAAGAAATCCTAGGAGAGATCTTTGGGACCTTCTGCATTGGTAAGTAG
- a CDS encoding MYG1 family protein, translated as MHEAVDLAGYVVFLGCMSIERIVTHPGGAHKDDFLACSLLVHHFGVGIDRREPSEEDVANPNVCVVDVGEEHDDEKRNFDHHQFPRDYEPTCALSLVLRYLGLYEDARLYCDWLETAEWMDTRGPVKTAKWLGVERDAMAKLNSPIDVTMLRRFAKQEKHEPGEPIWELMRMIGSDLVEYLEGMRARMNYISEHAQVWEIEEGFKVLFMPRTEPLPTEPSAGLGRYIESVEEAQGCVGMVYPDRRGEGYGLTRFNDDLRLEFTRVEGEDDVHFAHVAGFVAKTSATEESRLRELLAMSWLGGAAKE; from the coding sequence TTGCACGAGGCGGTTGACTTGGCTGGCTATGTGGTGTTCTTGGGGTGCATGAGTATTGAGCGGATCGTGACGCACCCTGGAGGTGCACATAAGGATGATTTTTTGGCCTGTAGTTTGTTGGTGCATCACTTTGGCGTCGGGATTGATAGACGTGAGCCTAGTGAGGAAGATGTGGCAAACCCGAACGTCTGCGTGGTGGATGTAGGGGAAGAGCATGATGATGAGAAAAGGAATTTCGATCACCATCAGTTTCCTCGCGACTATGAGCCCACTTGTGCTCTGAGTCTGGTTTTGCGCTATCTTGGCCTTTATGAAGATGCGCGTCTGTACTGTGATTGGCTGGAGACAGCCGAGTGGATGGATACGCGTGGTCCAGTGAAGACGGCCAAATGGCTGGGAGTGGAGCGGGATGCGATGGCAAAACTCAATTCCCCGATTGATGTGACGATGCTTCGCCGTTTTGCCAAACAGGAGAAGCATGAACCGGGCGAGCCGATCTGGGAGTTGATGAGGATGATTGGCTCTGACTTAGTGGAGTATTTGGAGGGGATGCGTGCGCGGATGAATTATATCTCCGAACATGCACAAGTATGGGAGATTGAAGAAGGCTTTAAGGTGCTCTTCATGCCGCGTACTGAGCCTTTGCCGACAGAGCCTTCCGCTGGCTTGGGGCGCTACATTGAGTCCGTAGAGGAAGCTCAGGGATGTGTAGGGATGGTTTATCCCGACCGCCGTGGTGAGGGCTATGGCCTGACCCGATTCAATGACGACTTGAGGCTGGAGTTTACCCGTGTTGAGGGAGAGGATGATGTTCACTTTGCTCATGTGGCGGGCTTTGTCGCCAAGACCAGCGCGACCGAGGAATCACGCCTCCGTGAGTTGCTTGCGATGAGCTGGCTGGGTGGCGCAGCCAAGGAATAG
- a CDS encoding PEP-CTERM sorting domain-containing protein (PEP-CTERM proteins occur, often in large numbers, in the proteomes of bacteria that also encode an exosortase, a predicted intramembrane cysteine proteinase. The presence of a PEP-CTERM domain at a protein's C-terminus predicts cleavage within the sorting domain, followed by covalent anchoring to some some component of the (usually Gram-negative) cell surface. Many PEP-CTERM proteins exhibit an unusual sequence composition that includes large numbers of potential glycosylation sites. Expression of one such protein has been shown restore the ability of a bacterium to form floc, a type of biofilm.) gives MKIKHTLMVCLLALASSAHAALVTLQNHSFEDGPLPNEPTASTTYNSSVPDGWTGLGGPIGAQWEVTPPDGIDGDIYIYLQGGSTVVSGIAQAFTFNFSAGDVFTLTMAGRTASGSANQFVFDIRSTDTIGDAGAGDSLIGGPQTSSEMNSAFADYDVSGVATEGGTNAYLVIYREEGQSGQMRWDNVRLDVSAASVPEPSSAALVGLSGLMLVMRRRR, from the coding sequence ATGAAAATAAAACACACATTGATGGTCTGTCTATTGGCATTAGCTTCAAGCGCTCATGCTGCGCTTGTAACTTTGCAGAACCACTCCTTTGAGGATGGGCCGCTGCCTAATGAGCCTACAGCGAGTACCACGTATAACTCGAGTGTGCCAGATGGATGGACTGGTCTTGGTGGTCCAATTGGTGCCCAGTGGGAAGTGACTCCGCCAGATGGTATAGACGGAGACATATACATTTACCTCCAAGGGGGGAGCACTGTCGTCTCCGGGATCGCTCAGGCGTTTACCTTTAACTTTTCCGCTGGTGATGTCTTTACGTTAACGATGGCTGGTAGAACTGCTTCAGGTTCAGCCAACCAGTTTGTCTTTGATATTCGTAGTACGGATACGATTGGAGATGCTGGTGCTGGTGATAGTCTTATCGGTGGTCCTCAAACTTCTTCTGAAATGAATTCAGCTTTTGCGGACTATGATGTTTCAGGTGTTGCTACTGAAGGGGGCACCAATGCTTACTTGGTGATTTACCGTGAAGAAGGGCAATCAGGGCAAATGCGCTGGGATAATGTGCGTTTGGATGTTTCGGCAGCGTCCGTGCCTGAGCCAAGTTCCGCTGCACTAGTTGGTCTCAGTGGTTTGATGCTGGTGATGCGTCGCCGCAGATAA
- a CDS encoding ACP phosphodiesterase, with product MNFLAHLALAAPTDASRIGNLLGDFAKGTLEALAETYPPEVINGIITHRAIDRFTDEHPTFSEAKILLAPKRRRYAGIIIDIAYDHFLAQHWDSYHEGSLDDFAQECYAALERHPDWQAGRLKHALPYMKKENWLVGYKALSGIERTFKRVSTRGKYTAPIYHAMDDLKTNYHSLEALFHRFYPELQSYTRSHPNNQL from the coding sequence ATGAACTTCCTCGCCCACCTTGCTCTAGCCGCCCCCACTGACGCCTCACGGATTGGCAACTTACTTGGAGACTTCGCAAAGGGAACACTAGAGGCTCTGGCTGAAACCTACCCACCGGAAGTCATCAACGGTATCATCACTCACCGGGCCATAGACCGCTTCACCGATGAACACCCGACGTTCAGCGAGGCCAAAATTCTGTTAGCCCCCAAACGAAGACGGTACGCCGGCATCATCATCGACATCGCCTACGATCACTTTCTAGCTCAACATTGGGACTCGTACCATGAAGGCTCGCTAGATGACTTCGCTCAGGAATGCTATGCCGCCCTGGAGCGACACCCCGATTGGCAAGCCGGACGCTTAAAACACGCACTTCCCTATATGAAGAAAGAAAACTGGCTGGTAGGCTATAAAGCCCTATCCGGTATCGAACGCACCTTCAAACGCGTATCAACTCGAGGTAAATATACTGCTCCGATCTACCATGCCATGGACGACTTGAAGACAAATTACCATTCCCTCGAAGCCCTCTTTCACCGCTTCTACCCGGAGCTGCAGAGCTACACACGTAGCCACCCCAACAACCAACTCTAA
- a CDS encoding M48 family metallopeptidase, giving the protein MENAVGIFILVSLIALWALDFVATLFNLKALDPKLPEEFSEVFDEEKYAKSQEYTRVTERFGIFESIFSLALTLGFWLCGGFGWLDGLVRSWIENDILRGLAFIGILIGAHTIINIPFQIYSTFVIEEKFGFNKTTPKTFIIDQVKGLVLMAIIGAPLLALILWIFNTVALAWLWAWVAFTAFTLLLTYLAPTYLLPLFNKFEPMPDGELKDAINDMAKKCDFPLTELYVMDGSKRSTKSNAFFTGFGKNKKIALYDTLIEGHTTEGLVGILAHEIGHFKCKHIIQRMITGIIRSAVVFFLLGLVTNKDSAFARDLFSAFYVENISVYAGLIFFALLFSPIQRILGVFANITSRKHEFEADAYAANAQDTPEHLISALKKLSADNLSNLTPHPLPVFLDYSHPPMLVRLAALKKLRA; this is encoded by the coding sequence ATGGAAAACGCCGTTGGCATCTTTATTCTCGTCTCCCTCATCGCCCTCTGGGCTCTCGACTTCGTGGCTACCCTTTTCAATCTCAAGGCCCTCGACCCCAAACTCCCCGAGGAATTCAGCGAAGTATTCGACGAAGAAAAGTACGCCAAATCCCAGGAGTACACTCGCGTCACTGAGAGATTCGGTATCTTCGAGTCCATCTTCTCCCTCGCGCTCACCCTCGGCTTCTGGCTCTGTGGGGGCTTTGGCTGGCTTGATGGCCTTGTTCGCAGCTGGATTGAAAACGATATCCTGCGCGGCCTCGCTTTCATCGGGATCCTCATTGGCGCCCATACAATCATCAACATCCCTTTCCAGATCTACTCCACCTTCGTCATCGAAGAAAAGTTCGGCTTCAATAAGACCACACCGAAAACCTTCATCATAGACCAAGTCAAAGGACTCGTCCTCATGGCCATCATTGGAGCGCCACTGCTCGCTCTCATCCTCTGGATCTTTAATACTGTGGCACTCGCCTGGCTCTGGGCCTGGGTGGCCTTTACCGCCTTCACCCTGCTACTCACCTACCTGGCTCCAACCTACTTGCTGCCACTCTTCAACAAGTTTGAGCCCATGCCTGACGGCGAGCTCAAGGACGCCATTAATGACATGGCCAAGAAGTGCGACTTCCCGCTTACCGAGCTCTACGTGATGGACGGCTCCAAGCGCTCCACCAAATCCAATGCCTTCTTCACAGGCTTCGGCAAAAATAAGAAAATTGCCCTCTACGACACCCTCATCGAAGGCCATACCACCGAGGGACTAGTCGGCATCCTCGCCCACGAGATCGGCCACTTCAAGTGTAAGCATATCATCCAGCGCATGATCACTGGCATCATCCGCTCCGCAGTCGTCTTCTTCCTGCTTGGCCTCGTCACCAACAAGGACAGCGCCTTCGCCCGTGACCTTTTCAGTGCTTTCTATGTGGAAAACATCTCCGTCTATGCTGGCCTCATCTTCTTCGCTCTGCTCTTCTCACCTATTCAGCGAATTCTCGGTGTCTTCGCTAATATCACCTCACGCAAACATGAGTTCGAGGCAGACGCCTATGCGGCAAATGCTCAAGACACGCCAGAGCACCTCATCTCGGCACTCAAGAAACTGTCCGCAGATAACCTTTCCAATCTCACCCCGCACCCGCTGCCAGTCTTTCTGGACTACTCCCACCCACCGATGTTGGTGCGCCTAGCTGCGTTAAAGAAACTCAGAGCATAA
- the rarD gene encoding EamA family transporter RarD, whose protein sequence is MKGILYGIAAYTVWGCLPIYWKQLADINSATIIAHRIIWGVLTLVPILAFRQRLTHYFRQWKDLTVLRNSLITGALLAGNWLIYVWSTLNDRVVEVALGYYILPLIYVILGCALLKEKLDAFKAGAVLIAAIGVAIQAIGLGSIPWSALGVAFSFALYGFIKKKTQSDGLTALTMELSCIAPVALAFLMIPSAARGEVAGDGSSLTIFWLALTGLATVTPLLFFAAAAKRINLSTLGMLQFIAPTGQFLTGWLYYKEPLNNTQLASFGLIWLAITLYSLSSLRRKA, encoded by the coding sequence ATGAAAGGCATTCTCTACGGTATAGCCGCCTATACAGTCTGGGGATGCCTTCCTATCTACTGGAAGCAATTAGCGGACATCAATTCAGCTACGATTATTGCACACCGCATCATCTGGGGTGTGCTTACCTTGGTTCCCATTCTCGCCTTTCGCCAGAGGCTCACCCATTACTTCAGACAATGGAAAGACCTTACTGTACTCAGAAACTCTTTGATCACAGGGGCTCTACTGGCGGGCAACTGGCTTATCTACGTCTGGTCCACTCTCAATGACCGAGTGGTGGAGGTGGCCCTGGGCTACTACATCCTACCATTGATCTATGTAATCCTGGGATGTGCTCTTTTAAAGGAAAAGCTCGATGCCTTCAAAGCCGGCGCGGTGCTCATCGCTGCTATCGGTGTCGCCATCCAAGCCATTGGCTTGGGCAGTATCCCTTGGTCTGCACTGGGTGTCGCCTTTTCCTTTGCCCTCTATGGCTTTATCAAGAAAAAGACACAGAGTGATGGCTTAACCGCTCTCACTATGGAACTCAGCTGCATCGCTCCGGTAGCATTGGCCTTCTTAATGATTCCATCAGCCGCCAGAGGTGAGGTGGCCGGAGACGGGTCTTCTCTAACTATTTTCTGGCTAGCCCTTACAGGACTGGCCACAGTCACCCCACTTCTCTTCTTCGCCGCAGCTGCCAAACGGATTAATCTATCCACTCTAGGCATGCTACAGTTCATCGCCCCAACGGGCCAGTTCCTGACAGGCTGGCTTTATTACAAAGAGCCACTGAACAATACGCAGCTCGCTTCCTTCGGCCTCATTTGGCTCGCTATCACCCTCTATTCTCTCAGCTCTCTGAGACGTAAGGCTTAG
- a CDS encoding dienelactone hydrolase family protein gives MKPFILTLTSATLALTAGLHAESLSQQAANDYIAQYSKELSTQLKKERANDLDEKKIVHADKTLKFEIRTYGEEPEGGHSLYISMHGGGGTTAAVNDQQWRNQIELYKPEEGFYVAPRAATNTWNLWHEAHIDPMFDRLIEDFIILKGVNPNKVYLTGYSAGGDGTYQLAPRMADRWAAAAMMAGHPNDAKPDNLYNLPFFIQCGGQDKAFDRNKIAQQWGEKLDELEKQHPGHYPHKWIVYPEHGHWMKLDCKQAIPWMAKYSRNPWPKTVVWTQDDITKNRLYWLSNDKPEKGQSITAKANGQTITLESDSVKEITLRLNDQLIDLDKEIVVKNAEGGILFQGKVERSKEAIETSLKERFDPTSAATALLKVKLNP, from the coding sequence ATGAAACCATTCATCCTCACACTGACCTCCGCCACCCTGGCTCTCACAGCTGGGCTTCACGCCGAATCACTCTCCCAGCAAGCAGCCAACGACTATATTGCTCAGTACTCCAAGGAACTCTCCACTCAGCTGAAGAAGGAAAGAGCCAATGATCTGGATGAGAAAAAAATCGTTCACGCGGACAAGACCTTGAAATTTGAGATCAGAACCTATGGCGAAGAACCAGAGGGTGGTCATAGCCTCTATATTTCTATGCATGGCGGCGGTGGCACCACTGCTGCCGTTAACGACCAGCAATGGAGAAACCAAATCGAGCTCTACAAACCAGAGGAAGGCTTCTATGTGGCTCCACGTGCCGCAACCAATACTTGGAATCTCTGGCATGAAGCTCATATCGACCCTATGTTTGACCGGCTGATCGAAGACTTCATCATTCTCAAGGGAGTAAACCCAAACAAGGTCTACCTGACTGGTTATTCAGCAGGTGGCGATGGTACCTATCAGCTTGCTCCACGCATGGCAGACCGCTGGGCTGCCGCAGCTATGATGGCTGGTCACCCCAATGATGCCAAACCAGACAATCTCTACAACCTTCCCTTCTTCATCCAATGCGGCGGCCAGGACAAAGCCTTTGACCGCAACAAGATAGCCCAGCAATGGGGGGAAAAGCTCGATGAACTGGAAAAGCAACATCCTGGCCACTACCCACACAAGTGGATCGTCTATCCTGAACACGGCCACTGGATGAAGCTGGACTGTAAGCAGGCTATTCCCTGGATGGCTAAATACAGCAGAAACCCATGGCCTAAGACAGTCGTCTGGACCCAGGACGATATTACTAAAAACCGCCTCTACTGGCTATCCAATGACAAGCCGGAGAAAGGACAGTCCATCACAGCCAAGGCAAATGGCCAGACCATCACACTAGAGAGCGACTCAGTGAAGGAAATCACTCTTCGACTGAACGATCAATTGATCGATCTCGACAAAGAAATTGTTGTGAAAAATGCAGAAGGTGGAATCCTCTTCCAAGGCAAAGTGGAACGCAGCAAAGAAGCTATTGAAACATCTCTCAAGGAACGCTTTGACCCTACCTCCGCTGCCACAGCCCTACTCAAGGTAAAACTGAACCCGTGA
- the hisC gene encoding histidinol-phosphate transaminase produces MSIEQYANRFVCDLVAYEPGKPIDETARELGLNPEQIVKVASNENPLGPAPMALDAIRSAAEDMHIYPDGGGYKLRSALAEKYDLGMENVVLGNGSNEIIELLCHCFLNKDAELIAAEHAFVVYKLMATLFGAGYVEVADPNFVHDLDAMAEAITDKTRLVFIANPNNPTGTIVDEETIDRFMAKVPDHVVVVFDEAYYEFLGDNAPDTLKYVKEGRNVCVLRTFSKAYGLAGLRIGYGLAAPQVAAILQKARQPFNTNEVAQRAALASLEDVAHVEKTVTNNAEGLAFYETAFQQRGWNYVPSVANFILVEVGDGDKLFADMLQEGVIVRAMRGYKLPGWVRISIGTPEENKRCLEVMDKLLK; encoded by the coding sequence ATGAGTATTGAGCAGTACGCGAACCGCTTCGTTTGTGACCTGGTAGCCTATGAGCCAGGTAAGCCGATTGATGAAACCGCACGTGAGCTGGGGCTGAACCCTGAGCAGATTGTGAAGGTGGCGTCTAATGAGAACCCTCTCGGCCCTGCGCCGATGGCTCTGGATGCAATTCGCAGTGCTGCTGAGGACATGCACATCTATCCGGATGGCGGCGGCTACAAACTGCGTAGCGCGCTTGCTGAGAAGTACGATCTCGGCATGGAGAACGTTGTGCTGGGGAATGGTTCCAATGAGATCATCGAGCTGCTCTGCCACTGTTTCCTGAACAAAGATGCGGAGCTGATTGCAGCCGAGCACGCTTTCGTGGTCTACAAACTCATGGCCACTCTTTTCGGGGCAGGCTACGTGGAAGTGGCTGATCCTAATTTTGTTCATGATCTCGATGCAATGGCTGAGGCGATCACTGACAAGACCCGTCTCGTATTCATCGCCAATCCGAACAATCCTACAGGCACAATCGTAGACGAAGAGACGATCGACCGTTTCATGGCCAAGGTGCCGGACCACGTGGTAGTGGTCTTCGATGAGGCATACTACGAGTTCCTTGGAGACAATGCTCCAGACACACTCAAGTATGTGAAGGAAGGTAGAAACGTTTGTGTTCTTCGTACTTTCTCCAAGGCTTATGGTCTTGCAGGTTTACGTATTGGTTATGGTCTGGCAGCTCCGCAGGTAGCTGCGATTCTCCAGAAGGCTAGACAGCCATTCAATACCAACGAGGTAGCTCAGCGCGCGGCTCTAGCGTCTCTGGAAGACGTGGCTCACGTTGAGAAGACTGTGACCAATAATGCTGAGGGCCTTGCGTTCTATGAGACTGCGTTCCAACAGCGCGGCTGGAACTATGTGCCGAGTGTGGCCAACTTTATCCTCGTTGAGGTGGGTGACGGCGACAAGCTTTTCGCTGACATGCTGCAGGAAGGTGTGATCGTGCGTGCGATGCGCGGCTACAAACTGCCGGGCTGGGTGCGCATCTCTATCGGAACTCCTGAGGAGAACAAGCGCTGCCTTGAGGTAATGGACAAGCTTCTGAAGTAA